One Pleurocapsa sp. PCC 7327 DNA segment encodes these proteins:
- a CDS encoding homogentisate 1,2-dioxygenase, with translation MTYYYKLGRIPHKRHTQFRQADGSLYREELISTRGFSGVQSLLYHLHPPTQLDKLLLDSVLEIPYEEPGALHPRHLRAATVATGGDAIAARVPLAANDNVCISVARPTELMSYWYRFAHGDEVIFIHEGSGVLESQFGILRYRPGDYLVIPTGVLWRILPDEGSQQRMLVIEANGHVEPPARYLNRYGQFLEHSPYCERDIRPPEELIAHDEEGEFEIRVKARDRITRYFYRYHPLDVVGWDGHLWPYAFNIEDFEPITGRVHQPPTVHQTFEGPGFVVCSFVPRLFDYHPLAIPAPYNHSNVDSDEVLYYVEGNFMSRKGIERASITIHPGGIPHGPHPGTYEGSIGKERTDELAVMIDTFRPLKLTQYAAALEDKDYPYSWRGQ, from the coding sequence ATGACTTACTACTACAAGTTAGGACGCATTCCCCACAAGCGGCATACGCAATTTCGTCAAGCCGACGGATCTTTGTATCGCGAAGAGTTGATTAGCACTCGCGGCTTTTCGGGCGTGCAATCTCTGCTCTACCACCTGCACCCGCCTACCCAGCTCGATAAACTATTGCTCGATAGCGTACTAGAAATCCCCTATGAAGAACCAGGAGCATTGCATCCCCGCCATCTGCGTGCGGCAACTGTAGCCACTGGGGGCGATGCGATCGCGGCAAGAGTTCCGCTCGCAGCTAATGACAACGTCTGCATCTCAGTGGCGCGACCGACGGAACTGATGTCCTACTGGTATCGTTTTGCCCACGGCGATGAGGTCATTTTCATCCACGAAGGCAGCGGCGTACTAGAGAGTCAATTCGGAATTCTTCGCTACCGACCGGGTGATTATTTAGTGATTCCTACCGGAGTGCTTTGGCGCATCCTTCCCGATGAAGGTAGCCAACAGCGAATGCTGGTTATCGAAGCCAATGGGCACGTCGAACCGCCCGCCCGCTATCTCAATCGTTACGGTCAATTTCTAGAACACTCTCCCTATTGCGAGCGCGACATTCGCCCGCCAGAGGAACTGATTGCCCACGACGAAGAAGGCGAGTTCGAGATTCGAGTCAAAGCTCGCGATCGCATTACCCGCTACTTTTATCGCTATCATCCCCTCGATGTGGTCGGTTGGGATGGTCATCTTTGGCCCTATGCCTTCAATATCGAGGATTTTGAGCCAATTACAGGTCGGGTTCACCAACCGCCGACCGTGCATCAAACTTTTGAAGGTCCTGGCTTTGTTGTGTGTTCTTTCGTCCCTCGGCTGTTCGACTATCACCCTTTGGCGATTCCGGCTCCATACAACCATTCCAACGTCGATTCGGATGAAGTTCTTTACTACGTTGAGGGGAACTTCATGTCGCGCAAAGGAATCGAGCGGGCATCAATTACCATTCATCCCGGCGGCATTCCCCACGGTCCTCACCCAGGAACTTACGAGGGTTCTATCGGCAAGGAACGGACTGACGAACTCGCCGTAATGATCGATACCTTTCGTCCGCTGAAGCTCA
- the hppD gene encoding 4-hydroxyphenylpyruvate dioxygenase — MSDFFPIKGFDHLEFYVGNAKQAAFYYSKCFGFTNTAYRGLETGSRETASYVMEQGDVRFVLSTGLNPDHPISKSVLKHGDGVAVIAIEVPDAVDAYKAAVERGAETAIAPTEEEDGRGIFRYAAIHAYGDVLIKFVDRSDYSGAFAPGFESRYSDRPLSYETKLKAIDHVVGNVEVGGMERWAKFFADTMGFSLLVHFDEKTISTEYSALMSKVMQDNTGKIKLPINEPAGGKRKSQIQEYLEYHCGPGIQHVALATDDIIATVAQLKAAGVEFLDTPKTYYENLEKRVGKIDEPIDKLAELGILVDRDEEGYLLQIFTQPVQDRPTLFFEIIERHGAQGFGEGNFKALFEAIEREQAMRGNL; from the coding sequence ATGAGCGACTTTTTTCCTATTAAGGGATTCGACCATCTTGAGTTCTATGTCGGCAACGCCAAGCAGGCAGCGTTCTATTACTCAAAATGTTTCGGATTCACCAATACGGCATACCGGGGTCTGGAAACTGGCAGCCGCGAAACCGCTTCTTATGTAATGGAGCAAGGAGATGTCCGCTTTGTTTTGAGTACGGGGCTGAATCCAGACCACCCAATCTCAAAAAGCGTTCTCAAGCATGGAGATGGCGTAGCCGTCATTGCCATAGAAGTTCCGGATGCTGTCGATGCCTACAAAGCGGCAGTCGAGCGAGGAGCCGAAACCGCGATCGCGCCGACTGAAGAAGAAGACGGGCGCGGGATCTTCCGCTACGCCGCTATCCACGCCTACGGAGACGTATTAATCAAATTCGTCGATCGCAGCGATTATTCTGGGGCGTTTGCACCGGGTTTCGAGTCTCGTTACAGCGATCGCCCTCTCTCTTATGAGACGAAACTAAAAGCGATCGACCACGTAGTCGGAAACGTTGAAGTCGGCGGCATGGAGCGCTGGGCAAAGTTTTTTGCCGACACGATGGGCTTTAGCCTATTGGTACATTTTGACGAGAAAACGATCTCGACAGAGTACTCGGCATTAATGTCTAAAGTAATGCAGGACAATACGGGCAAAATTAAATTGCCGATCAACGAGCCTGCCGGGGGCAAACGGAAATCCCAGATCCAAGAGTATTTGGAATACCATTGCGGTCCGGGAATTCAACACGTTGCTCTCGCTACTGACGATATTATCGCGACAGTCGCCCAGCTCAAGGCGGCAGGAGTTGAGTTTCTCGACACCCCGAAAACCTATTACGAGAACTTGGAGAAACGAGTCGGCAAGATCGACGAGCCGATCGATAAGCTAGCAGAATTGGGAATTCTGGTAGATCGGGATGAAGAAGGGTATTTACTCCAGATTTTCACCCAACCCGTGCAAGATCGACCGACGCTATTCTTCGAGATAATCGAACGGCACGGAGCGCAGGGCTTTGGTGAGGGGAATTTTAAAGCTTTGTTCGAGGCGATCGAGCGCGAACAGGCGATGCGGGGCAATCTATAG
- a CDS encoding Lrp/AsnC family transcriptional regulator, translating to MLKNNTKVKPAPKNAEQLQQLDEIDRQILHLLQNNSRIPSAELARRVNLSAPGLQKRLKKLEESGIIEGYVTLVNREAIGLDLLCFAQITLAHHQPEYVGQFCDRVKELPEVLECHHLTGEFDYLLKVVVSNRQHLERFLFDKITRIPGVDKIRTSIVLNEIKASTSLPLSEAAIDSVSLSENE from the coding sequence TTGCTAAAGAACAACACTAAGGTAAAGCCAGCGCCAAAAAACGCCGAACAACTTCAACAGTTGGATGAGATAGACCGACAGATCTTGCACCTGTTGCAAAACAACAGCCGGATCCCTAGCGCTGAATTGGCTCGTCGGGTCAATCTCTCAGCGCCGGGACTGCAAAAAAGACTGAAGAAGCTTGAAGAAAGCGGCATCATTGAAGGTTACGTTACGTTGGTCAATCGCGAGGCGATAGGTTTAGACTTGTTATGTTTTGCACAGATAACGCTTGCCCACCATCAACCTGAATATGTCGGGCAATTTTGCGATCGCGTCAAGGAATTACCAGAAGTCCTAGAATGTCACCACCTTACTGGCGAATTTGATTATCTGCTGAAAGTAGTTGTCTCCAATCGCCAGCATCTAGAAAGGTTTTTGTTCGACAAAATTACTCGCATTCCAGGTGTGGATAAGATTCGTACTAGCATCGTTCTCAACGAAATCAAAGCATCTACTTCATTGCCATTGTCTGAAGCTGCAATTGACAGCGTGAGTTTGAGCGAAAATGAATAA
- a CDS encoding Uma2 family endonuclease: MSGLKVKDLERLQAQNPELRMELVGGKIIVMSPSGLESDEVAAAIVTELNNWVRPRRLGRVTASSAGFVLPNEDGDVRAPDASFIRAERLKRTTEDYAQLVPDLMFEVKSKTDTLQKLRDKIQEFLRLGTQVGVLVDPRTRTMEVYRPGMENPEVLGNGDILTVPELLPGWELAVASIWAPEFE, from the coding sequence ATGTCTGGTTTAAAGGTTAAAGATCTCGAAAGATTGCAAGCTCAAAATCCCGAACTTCGGATGGAATTAGTGGGTGGGAAGATTATTGTTATGAGTCCGTCTGGATTGGAATCGGACGAAGTTGCCGCAGCCATTGTTACTGAACTGAACAACTGGGTTAGACCTCGTAGGTTAGGGCGCGTCACAGCTTCGAGTGCCGGGTTTGTCTTGCCTAATGAAGATGGGGATGTCCGTGCGCCAGATGCCTCATTTATTCGTGCCGAACGGTTAAAACGAACGACTGAAGATTATGCCCAACTCGTGCCCGATCTGATGTTCGAGGTCAAATCGAAAACAGATACGCTTCAAAAACTGCGCGACAAAATTCAGGAGTTTCTGAGATTGGGCACGCAAGTTGGGGTGTTGGTCGATCCGCGAACCCGCACCATGGAGGTGTATCGCCCTGGGATGGAAAATCCAGAGGTTTTAGGCAATGGAGATATATTGACGGTGCCGGAGTTGCTTCCTGGCTGGGAACTGGCAGTTGCCAGTATTTGGGCACCGGAATTTGAGTAG
- the fahA gene encoding fumarylacetoacetase: MIRPIDATHDPNLRSWVESANQKDTDFPIQNLPLGVFRRRDSIDSSRIGVAIGDRILDLSLCVEAGLLEELPGKLQEACAATNLNPLMAMGSEASLALRRCLSALLRYDKQKSLPEREILVSMSDAELLLPAEIGDYTDFYASIFHATNVGKLFRPDNPLLPNYKYVPIAYHGRASSIVPSGTYINRPKGQRKRPDETAPSFGSSRLLDYEMEVGFFVGAGNKLGQPIPIDNAEEHIFGLCLVNDWSARDIQAWEYQPLGPFLSKNFATTISPWVVTLEALVPFRCSAFSRPQGDPPPLPYLFSRQDASLGGIDLTVEVWLLSAQMREVGMEPFCLSRASFAQMYWTLAQMLAHHSSNGCNLRTGDLLASGTVSGAEEGSQGSLLELTQRGSQPIQLPTGEKRGFLSDGDEVILRGYCEKEGYARVGFGECRGTVLSVE; encoded by the coding sequence ATGATCCGTCCCATCGATGCCACACACGATCCGAATTTGCGCAGTTGGGTAGAATCGGCGAATCAAAAAGACACCGATTTTCCTATCCAAAACCTTCCTTTAGGAGTATTTCGCAGGCGGGATAGCATTGACTCCTCGCGTATTGGCGTTGCGATAGGCGATCGCATTCTCGATTTGTCTTTATGTGTCGAAGCCGGACTCCTAGAAGAACTTCCGGGGAAACTGCAAGAAGCTTGTGCGGCAACCAATCTCAATCCACTGATGGCGATGGGGAGCGAAGCTTCCTTGGCGCTGCGCCGTTGCTTGAGCGCACTGTTGCGATACGACAAACAAAAATCCCTTCCAGAACGAGAAATTCTCGTATCGATGTCCGATGCCGAACTTTTACTACCCGCCGAGATTGGCGATTATACGGACTTCTACGCCTCAATTTTTCATGCCACCAACGTTGGCAAGCTATTCCGCCCCGACAATCCCCTACTTCCCAACTACAAGTATGTCCCCATCGCCTACCACGGACGTGCTTCCTCTATCGTACCCAGCGGCACGTATATTAATCGTCCCAAAGGTCAGCGAAAGCGTCCCGATGAGACAGCCCCCAGTTTCGGTTCTTCTCGACTTCTCGACTACGAAATGGAAGTCGGATTCTTTGTGGGAGCTGGAAATAAACTAGGTCAGCCCATCCCAATAGACAATGCTGAGGAACACATCTTTGGACTTTGCTTGGTTAACGATTGGTCGGCACGAGATATCCAAGCCTGGGAATACCAACCCCTCGGTCCTTTTCTGTCCAAGAATTTTGCCACCACCATCTCGCCTTGGGTAGTGACTCTGGAAGCGCTTGTCCCTTTTCGCTGTTCGGCGTTTTCTCGTCCCCAAGGAGATCCCCCGCCGTTGCCCTATCTTTTTTCGCGGCAGGATGCTAGTCTGGGCGGGATCGACCTCACGGTAGAAGTATGGCTGCTTTCGGCTCAGATGCGCGAGGTGGGGATGGAGCCATTTTGTTTGAGTCGTGCTTCTTTTGCACAGATGTATTGGACATTGGCTCAGATGCTTGCCCATCACTCAAGTAATGGTTGCAATCTCCGCACAGGAGATTTACTGGCTAGCGGCACAGTCTCAGGTGCCGAAGAAGGTTCGCAAGGATCTCTGCTCGAACTTACCCAGCGCGGCTCACAACCCATTCAACTGCCAACAGGTGAAAAGCGAGGTTTCTTATCTGATGGAGACGAAGTGATTTTGCGAGGATACTGCGAAAAAGAAGGCTACGCCAGAGTAGGATTCGGAGAATGCCGAGGCACAGTTCTATCTGTAGAGTAG
- a CDS encoding pyridoxal phosphate-dependent aminotransferase, with amino-acid sequence MKFAKRMSRLGTESAFEVFARAKNLEAQGRKIIHLEIGQPDFKTPMNICAAAFQAMKDGYTEYSPAAGLWEFREVVAEHISQTRGIAIHPDEVVVTPGAKPIVFFTILALIEKGDEVIYPNPGFPIYESVINFVGAKAVPLPLREEVDFRFRVEDLIAAISDRTRLLILNSPQNPTGSFLKKEDLEAIANLANKYDFYVLSDEIYSRILYEGQHESIIGFPGMKERTILLDGHSKTYAMTGWRLGYAIAPKPLVEEIVRLTINSNSCTCSFTQIAGIEALKGSQDFVTQMVAQFKQRRDAIVEGLNTIEGISCLKPAGAFYVFPNVKQLPLSCGELADYLLEEAGVAVLSGTAFGKFGDGYLRLSYANSLENIQEALERIQAAISKLK; translated from the coding sequence ATGAAATTTGCCAAGCGAATGAGTCGTTTAGGAACTGAATCAGCTTTCGAGGTCTTTGCCAGAGCAAAAAATTTAGAGGCGCAAGGCAGAAAGATTATTCACCTCGAAATCGGTCAGCCCGATTTTAAAACCCCCATGAATATTTGTGCAGCTGCTTTCCAGGCGATGAAAGATGGATACACCGAATACAGCCCTGCTGCCGGACTATGGGAATTTCGCGAAGTCGTAGCCGAACATATTTCGCAAACAAGAGGTATTGCGATCCATCCCGATGAAGTTGTCGTGACTCCCGGCGCCAAACCGATTGTTTTTTTTACTATCCTAGCGCTGATTGAGAAAGGAGATGAGGTAATTTATCCCAATCCGGGTTTTCCTATTTATGAATCGGTTATTAACTTTGTGGGCGCAAAAGCCGTTCCGCTGCCCTTGCGAGAGGAAGTTGATTTTCGCTTTCGCGTTGAAGATTTAATTGCCGCAATTTCCGATCGCACTCGCCTATTAATTCTTAATTCTCCCCAAAATCCGACGGGCAGTTTTCTCAAAAAAGAGGATTTAGAGGCAATTGCCAATCTGGCAAATAAATACGATTTTTACGTCCTCTCCGACGAAATCTATTCCCGCATTCTCTATGAAGGACAACACGAAAGTATTATTGGTTTTCCTGGCATGAAAGAGCGAACAATTTTGCTCGACGGTCATTCAAAAACCTATGCAATGACGGGATGGCGATTGGGCTACGCTATCGCTCCCAAGCCGCTTGTTGAGGAGATTGTACGATTAACGATTAATTCTAATTCCTGTACTTGTTCGTTTACGCAAATAGCGGGAATTGAAGCGCTCAAAGGATCGCAAGATTTCGTTACCCAAATGGTTGCCCAATTCAAACAGCGGCGGGATGCAATTGTAGAAGGTTTAAATACCATTGAGGGAATTAGTTGCCTTAAACCCGCAGGCGCTTTTTATGTCTTCCCCAATGTGAAGCAGTTGCCCCTTTCCTGCGGGGAACTTGCCGACTATCTACTCGAAGAAGCGGGAGTAGCGGTATTGTCCGGTACGGCTTTTGGAAAATTTGGCGATGGATACTTGAGGCTTTCTTATGCCAATTCTTTAGAGAATATCCAAGAAGCACTAGAGCGGATTCAAGCAGCCATTAGCAAGCTCAAATAA
- a CDS encoding MgtC/SapB family protein: protein MSWTDFVVRLLVAFILGAAIGVERQWLKTRAVLKTNVLVSLGAAMFVMMSAMTPGDSSPTRVAAQVVSGIGFLGGGVILREGATVRGINTAATLWCAAAIGTLAGSGFFLQAYIGAIAVVGANFLLRPLIPIFQQVDGNVNLATQTQPSINYRCWLICQAEDEMNVRTLLFQSLRERELTLTAIHSKTIRSGDPTQSSVVEIQADFFCGENADELELIEQVLNTLKQQTKIDRVSWELVPSDRD, encoded by the coding sequence ATGTCGTGGACAGATTTTGTTGTGCGCTTACTGGTTGCCTTCATTCTCGGTGCCGCAATCGGAGTCGAGAGACAGTGGCTCAAAACGAGAGCGGTACTCAAAACCAATGTTTTAGTTTCTCTCGGTGCAGCCATGTTTGTCATGATGTCTGCTATGACTCCGGGGGATTCAAGTCCGACGAGGGTAGCCGCTCAAGTCGTCTCCGGAATAGGCTTTCTAGGAGGAGGCGTGATTTTGCGCGAGGGAGCTACCGTGCGCGGCATTAATACAGCAGCCACTTTGTGGTGCGCAGCTGCGATCGGTACGCTGGCAGGTTCGGGTTTTTTTTTGCAAGCTTATATTGGAGCGATAGCTGTTGTAGGAGCAAATTTTCTTCTGCGACCGCTCATTCCTATCTTCCAACAAGTTGACGGGAATGTCAATTTGGCGACACAAACCCAACCAAGCATCAACTATCGCTGTTGGTTGATCTGTCAAGCAGAAGATGAAATGAACGTTCGCACTTTGTTATTTCAGTCGCTTAGAGAGAGAGAACTGACGCTGACTGCAATTCACAGCAAAACGATAAGAAGTGGGGATCCAACTCAATCGTCAGTAGTAGAGATTCAAGCCGATTTCTTCTGCGGAGAGAATGCTGATGAATTAGAACTGATAGAACAAGTATTAAATACGCTCAAGCAACAGACAAAAATCGATCGCGTCAGTTGGGAGTTAGTGCCAAGCGATCGTGATTGA
- a CDS encoding ABC transporter substrate-binding protein — translation MVGNKIQIDKKKLVLLAYVAMLSSIGFAILVFGSQGTSDPSKTLSDLSKSLTSQAIQRRMSMGERILVTANNSPDKQAATKAFASRDYTKAVELLNSSLQLNRNDPEAWIYMNNAQAAERGDSIAISAVVPIGGNLNIAKEILRGVAQAQHQINQKGGIGGRLIQVKIANDENDPEVAKKIAEQLVKERQILAVIGHNASDASIAAAPIYQAGGLVAISPTSSANELSGIGSYIFRTTPSVRVTAETLAQYTVKTARKSKIAICADSTDKASMSFKEEFTWTVVAAGSQVTATVCDFANADFNATEIPSKAISDGADALVLAPSIKKINQAIDVAQANQNRLAMFGNQTMYAFETLKQGQTNVNGMVLAVAWHPAANGDQTYLKNARNLWGGIGNWRMATAYDATEVASAGLKSEPKRDALQKALSNSGFSFKGATGEIRFLPSGDRYGAAVLVKIQPGKTSGTGYDFTILKPAISGQLPVN, via the coding sequence ATGGTAGGCAACAAAATCCAAATCGACAAAAAAAAATTAGTTCTTCTCGCTTACGTTGCTATGCTCAGTTCGATCGGTTTCGCGATCTTAGTGTTTGGTAGCCAAGGTACATCCGACCCTTCTAAAACATTATCAGATTTGTCAAAATCGCTCACCAGCCAAGCCATTCAAAGACGCATGAGCATGGGCGAGCGAATTTTGGTGACGGCGAATAACAGTCCCGACAAACAAGCGGCAACTAAGGCATTCGCCAGTCGCGACTATACCAAAGCCGTCGAACTACTTAATTCGTCGCTGCAACTCAATCGCAACGATCCGGAAGCCTGGATCTATATGAACAATGCACAAGCAGCCGAACGAGGAGATTCGATTGCCATCAGTGCAGTCGTGCCTATCGGTGGAAATTTAAATATTGCCAAAGAAATCCTGCGAGGCGTGGCTCAGGCTCAGCACCAAATCAATCAAAAAGGCGGGATTGGCGGAAGGCTGATTCAAGTTAAAATTGCCAACGATGAAAACGATCCAGAAGTTGCCAAAAAAATAGCCGAACAATTAGTTAAAGAACGCCAGATCCTAGCAGTCATCGGACATAATGCCAGCGATGCTTCAATAGCGGCGGCTCCCATTTATCAAGCGGGAGGCTTAGTTGCGATTTCTCCCACTAGCAGCGCTAATGAGCTTTCAGGAATCGGAAGTTACATATTTCGCACGACTCCCAGCGTTAGAGTCACTGCCGAGACGTTGGCACAATACACCGTCAAAACCGCACGCAAATCGAAAATCGCCATTTGTGCCGATTCTACAGATAAAGCCAGTATGTCTTTTAAGGAGGAATTTACATGGACTGTCGTGGCGGCTGGGAGTCAAGTGACTGCCACGGTCTGCGATTTTGCCAACGCCGATTTCAACGCGACAGAAATTCCCTCAAAAGCAATTAGCGATGGAGCAGATGCTTTGGTGCTAGCTCCTTCTATTAAGAAAATCAATCAAGCGATCGATGTAGCGCAAGCGAATCAAAATCGACTCGCAATGTTTGGCAATCAAACTATGTATGCATTTGAAACCCTAAAACAGGGACAAACGAATGTTAATGGGATGGTATTAGCAGTGGCTTGGCATCCAGCAGCTAATGGCGACCAGACTTATTTGAAAAATGCCAGAAATCTTTGGGGCGGTATAGGAAACTGGCGCATGGCAACTGCTTATGATGCGACTGAGGTGGCGAGCGCGGGTTTGAAGTCCGAGCCGAAGCGCGATGCTTTGCAAAAAGCTTTGTCCAATTCTGGGTTTTCCTTTAAGGGAGCTACGGGAGAAATTCGTTTTCTTCCCTCTGGCGATCGCTATGGAGCAGCAGTACTGGTCAAAATTCAGCCCGGAAAAACCTCTGGCACGGGTTACGATTTTACTATTCTCAAGCCAGCCATCAGCGGTCAGTTACCAGTTAATTAA
- a CDS encoding MFS transporter translates to MLSHFFKKVNTRVLAIALAGFSAFLNLYATQSLLPLFSQVFHASKVEVSLTVSATTIAVGLAAPLVGILADVVGRKYVICSAIGGLSIPTFLTATALDLNALIGWRFAQGLFIAVIFSVTIAYISEEWADVGVGSAMSAYITGNIVGGVLGRFLSGVVADYFSWRLAFIILGCLNLVCVFFVLVWLPRSRHFVCQKNIITSVRAFGMHLRNRRLLAAYAVGFNVLFANVSTFTYVNFYLAAPPFHLGTTALGAIFFVYLIGAVVTPIVGKWLDSIGYRLVLAVAIATAGLGVLITLVPKLWLVIIGLALGSSGIFVCQSAAKSYVGVVAKEGRSSASGLYVCCFYMGGSVGAILPGFVWSLGGWSACVELIVFVQLLTGGIALAYWR, encoded by the coding sequence TTGCTGAGCCATTTCTTTAAAAAAGTCAATACACGAGTTTTAGCCATAGCCCTAGCAGGGTTTAGCGCTTTTCTGAATTTGTATGCTACGCAGTCGCTTCTTCCTCTTTTCTCGCAAGTCTTTCATGCTTCTAAAGTTGAGGTAAGTTTAACGGTTAGCGCAACGACGATTGCAGTTGGTTTGGCTGCCCCTTTGGTTGGTATTCTTGCTGACGTTGTGGGTCGTAAATATGTTATCTGCTCGGCAATCGGAGGTCTTTCCATACCAACGTTTTTGACGGCAACTGCCCTCGATCTTAATGCGTTAATTGGGTGGCGTTTTGCACAAGGTCTTTTTATCGCAGTAATCTTCTCGGTGACAATTGCTTACATTAGTGAGGAGTGGGCAGATGTTGGAGTCGGCTCGGCAATGTCTGCTTATATTACTGGCAATATTGTTGGTGGAGTTTTAGGAAGATTTCTCTCAGGGGTGGTTGCCGACTATTTTAGTTGGCGTTTAGCTTTTATTATTCTTGGGTGCCTGAACTTAGTTTGTGTTTTTTTTGTTTTAGTGTGGCTACCGCGATCGCGACATTTTGTATGTCAGAAAAATATAATAACCTCGGTGCGTGCTTTTGGCATGCACCTGCGCAATCGCCGCCTATTAGCCGCCTATGCGGTGGGATTTAACGTGCTTTTTGCCAACGTTAGTACGTTTACTTACGTGAATTTTTACTTGGCGGCACCGCCATTTCATCTGGGAACCACAGCTTTAGGGGCAATTTTTTTCGTCTACCTAATTGGTGCTGTGGTAACTCCCATAGTAGGAAAATGGCTTGACTCAATTGGCTATCGTCTCGTGTTGGCGGTCGCGATCGCGACTGCTGGTTTAGGCGTACTGATTACGCTGGTACCAAAATTGTGGCTGGTAATTATCGGACTCGCGCTCGGCTCGTCAGGAATTTTTGTCTGTCAGTCAGCCGCCAAAAGCTACGTCGGTGTAGTTGCCAAAGAGGGACGATCTTCGGCTTCTGGACTCTACGTGTGTTGCTTTTATATGGGCGGCAGTGTTGGTGCAATACTTCCTGGCTTTGTCTGGTCGCTAGGCGGTTGGTCGGCTTGCGTAGAGCTTATTGTGTTCGTCCAGCTACTGACAGGGGGTATAGCTCTTGCCTATTGGCGCTAA
- a CDS encoding TauD/TfdA family dioxygenase — translation MLFHKEDLAPGIGRFVFSDIWNKIALKITETIDEFYDKPVAKGFYPHFNEITFRQAVLSVSAELKALQENLKQLLSDRYCAIFLDRTHLCSFSEIDRNKLLYALSLALGYPTPTDPRIGKLLWDVKPRYLPVGHFATYSEHSDRADLHTDTQYYLRPEKYFLLYVVRAARCGGGKSLICNSREVKNRLLETEQGREAYETLSSFKFPFRIPTTFTQAGTIGSVKTTLAPIFSDEPFIRFRYDTLEKGFQSRRDLDVPEARNALKVLLDVLENKANVVEYYMSDDALAICNNHVALHGRTSFQDRDRHLIRVRMSSQPVVSKPALLASA, via the coding sequence ATGCTTTTCCACAAAGAAGATTTAGCTCCAGGAATAGGTAGATTTGTATTTTCGGATATCTGGAACAAAATTGCTCTAAAAATCACAGAGACAATTGACGAATTTTACGACAAGCCAGTTGCCAAAGGATTTTATCCTCACTTTAACGAGATAACTTTTCGCCAAGCGGTTTTGTCTGTTAGTGCTGAGCTTAAGGCTTTGCAAGAAAACCTCAAACAGCTTCTGAGCGACCGATACTGTGCTATTTTTTTGGATCGAACCCATCTATGTTCGTTTTCTGAAATCGATCGCAACAAATTACTCTATGCACTGAGTTTAGCTCTGGGTTACCCTACGCCAACCGACCCTCGTATCGGTAAACTGCTTTGGGATGTAAAGCCTCGGTATCTTCCAGTCGGACATTTTGCTACCTACTCCGAACACAGCGATCGCGCCGATCTCCATACGGATACGCAATACTATTTACGACCAGAAAAGTATTTTCTGCTTTATGTTGTCCGAGCAGCCAGATGTGGTGGCGGAAAGTCTCTCATCTGCAATAGTCGCGAGGTTAAGAATCGTTTGCTCGAAACAGAGCAAGGACGCGAAGCCTATGAGACACTATCAAGCTTCAAGTTTCCATTTCGGATTCCCACAACCTTTACACAGGCAGGAACCATTGGATCGGTCAAAACTACTTTAGCCCCTATCTTCAGTGACGAACCGTTTATTCGATTTCGCTACGATACCCTTGAGAAGGGATTTCAATCTCGTCGGGATCTCGATGTTCCAGAAGCTCGCAATGCCTTAAAAGTTCTCCTTGATGTTTTAGAAAACAAGGCAAACGTAGTGGAATATTACATGAGCGACGATGCTTTAGCAATCTGCAACAATCATGTAGCACTTCATGGTCGTACCAGTTTTCAGGATCGGGATCGCCATCTCATCCGAGTTCGTATGAGCAGTCAACCTGTAGTTTCCAAACCAGCGCTCTTAGCTAGTGCTTAA